Proteins found in one Pseudomonas mosselii genomic segment:
- a CDS encoding PLDc N-terminal domain-containing protein, with protein MGSTFNSLVGLIILALDIWAILNVLKSGAEVGIKVLWILLILLLPVLGLIIWAIAGPRGNVRI; from the coding sequence CACCTTCAACAGCCTGGTCGGCCTGATCATCCTGGCCCTGGATATCTGGGCCATTCTCAATGTGCTCAAGAGCGGCGCCGAGGTCGGCATCAAGGTGCTGTGGATCCTGCTGATCCTGCTGCTGCCGGTGCTGGGGCTGATCATCTGGGCGATTGCCGGGCCACGGGGCAATGTGCGGATCTGA
- a CDS encoding LTA synthase family protein, with amino-acid sequence MANTDALKQQGVRGSFSPTLKSHLAYTVLSGLVIMLMLSLVRLALLVYNSDMIGDTPNSTVAEGFFNGLRFDLRVVVYISIPLLLALLSPWLMARRGLFRFWLTIASSVVMFLGLMEMDFYREFHQRLNGLVFQYIKEDPKTVMSMLWYGFPVVRYLLAWLVGTWLLSLLFKGIDRLTRGEQSVQPAGSRKVAPWYGRLAVFMVVLLVAVVAARGTLRQGPPMRWGDAFTTDSNFVNQLGLNGTLTLIDAAKSRFGEDRANIWKPVLDQPLATQTVREQLLTANDTLVDADEAPIRRDFLPPQKNTLAVKNVVVILMESFAGHSVGALGSPNNITPYFDKLAKEGLLFDRFFSNGTHTHQGMFATMACFPNLPGFEYLMQTPEGGHKLSGLPALLSARDYDDVYVYNGDFAWDNQSGFFGNQGMTTFIGRNDFVNPVFSDPTWGVSDQDMFDRGNEELAKHDGKKPIYALLQTLSNHTPYALPKDLPVEKVTGQGRLDEHLTAMRYSDWALGQFFEKARKEPYFKDTLFVIVGDHGFGNHQQVTELDLGRFNVPLLLIAPGIQEKFGAVNHTVGTQVDIVPTIMGRLGGQARHQCWGRDLLNLPEGDQGVGMIKPSGSEQIVGLVQGDRILIESKDMTPRMYRYQLGREFKAELIESPDQPEMLKKLEAYIQTATKSLLDNTAGVVHGTPK; translated from the coding sequence ATGGCTAACACGGACGCCTTGAAGCAACAGGGCGTGCGAGGCTCGTTCTCGCCGACCCTGAAATCCCACCTGGCCTACACAGTGCTCAGTGGCCTGGTGATCATGCTGATGCTCAGCCTGGTGCGCCTGGCGCTGCTGGTCTACAACAGCGACATGATCGGCGACACGCCGAACTCGACCGTCGCCGAAGGCTTCTTCAATGGCCTGCGCTTCGACCTGCGGGTGGTGGTGTACATCAGCATCCCGTTGCTGCTGGCGCTGCTCAGCCCCTGGCTGATGGCGCGCCGTGGGCTGTTCCGCTTCTGGCTGACCATCGCCTCGAGCGTGGTGATGTTCCTCGGCCTGATGGAGATGGACTTCTACCGCGAGTTCCACCAGCGCCTGAATGGCCTGGTGTTCCAGTACATCAAGGAAGACCCCAAGACCGTCATGAGCATGCTCTGGTACGGCTTCCCGGTGGTCCGTTACCTGCTGGCCTGGCTGGTCGGCACCTGGCTGCTGAGCTTGCTGTTCAAGGGCATTGATCGCCTGACCCGTGGCGAGCAAAGCGTCCAGCCCGCCGGCAGCCGCAAGGTCGCGCCATGGTATGGCCGCCTGGCGGTGTTCATGGTCGTGCTGCTGGTGGCCGTGGTCGCCGCACGTGGCACCCTGCGCCAGGGCCCGCCAATGCGTTGGGGCGATGCCTTCACCACCGACTCGAACTTCGTCAACCAGCTGGGCCTGAACGGTACGCTGACCCTGATCGACGCCGCCAAGAGCCGCTTCGGCGAGGACCGCGCCAACATCTGGAAGCCGGTACTCGACCAGCCGCTGGCCACCCAGACCGTGCGCGAGCAACTGCTGACTGCCAACGACACCCTGGTCGATGCCGACGAAGCACCGATCCGTCGTGACTTCCTGCCGCCGCAGAAGAACACCCTGGCGGTCAAGAACGTCGTGGTCATCCTCATGGAAAGCTTCGCCGGCCACTCGGTGGGCGCCCTGGGCAGCCCGAACAACATCACCCCGTACTTCGACAAGCTGGCCAAGGAGGGGCTGCTGTTCGACCGCTTCTTCTCCAACGGCACCCATACCCACCAGGGCATGTTCGCCACCATGGCCTGCTTCCCCAACCTGCCGGGCTTCGAATACCTGATGCAGACCCCCGAAGGCGGCCACAAGCTGTCCGGCCTGCCGGCGTTGCTCAGTGCCCGTGACTATGACGATGTCTACGTCTACAACGGCGACTTCGCCTGGGACAACCAGTCCGGGTTCTTCGGCAACCAGGGCATGACCACCTTCATCGGCCGCAACGACTTCGTCAATCCGGTGTTCTCCGACCCGACCTGGGGCGTGTCCGACCAGGACATGTTCGACCGTGGTAACGAGGAGCTGGCCAAACATGACGGCAAGAAGCCGATCTACGCGCTGCTGCAGACCCTCTCCAACCACACGCCGTACGCCTTGCCCAAGGACCTGCCGGTGGAGAAGGTCACCGGGCAAGGGCGCCTGGACGAGCACCTGACCGCCATGCGCTATTCCGACTGGGCGCTGGGCCAGTTCTTCGAGAAGGCCCGCAAGGAGCCGTATTTCAAGGACACACTGTTCGTCATCGTCGGCGACCACGGCTTCGGCAACCACCAGCAGGTCACCGAGCTGGACCTGGGCCGCTTCAACGTGCCGTTGCTGCTGATCGCCCCGGGTATCCAGGAGAAGTTCGGCGCGGTCAACCACACCGTGGGCACCCAGGTCGACATCGTGCCGACCATCATGGGCCGCCTGGGTGGCCAGGCCCGTCACCAGTGCTGGGGCCGCGACCTGCTCAACCTGCCTGAGGGCGACCAGGGCGTGGGCATGATCAAGCCGTCGGGCAGTGAGCAGATCGTTGGCCTGGTGCAGGGCGACCGCATCCTCATCGAGTCCAAGGACATGACCCCGCGGATGTACCGTTATCAGTTGGGGCGCGAGTTCAAGGCCGAACTCATCGAAAGCCCGGACCAGCCGGAAATGCTGAAGAAACTCGAGGCCTATATCCAGACCGCGACCAAGAGCCTGCTGGACAACACTGCCGGTGTCGTCCACGGCACGCCGAAGTAA
- a CDS encoding ribonuclease E inhibitor RraB has protein sequence MSSQNDDISSSVLRQMKAGGFDFTRIHPIEFYAVFPSEAGARRAAGQFRGESLNAQVSERDDGAWHLELSKVMYATHGGIGAFEQAFERVVSPYGGEVEGWGVKQERPIA, from the coding sequence ATGAGCAGCCAGAACGACGACATCAGCAGCAGTGTCCTGCGCCAGATGAAAGCTGGCGGTTTCGATTTCACCCGCATCCACCCCATCGAGTTCTATGCCGTGTTCCCCAGCGAGGCCGGTGCCCGCAGGGCGGCGGGGCAATTTCGTGGCGAATCGCTCAACGCCCAGGTGAGCGAGCGCGACGACGGTGCCTGGCACCTGGAACTGAGCAAGGTGATGTACGCCACCCATGGCGGCATCGGCGCCTTCGAGCAGGCCTTCGAACGGGTCGTGTCACCCTATGGCGGCGAAGTCGAGGGCTGGGGCGTCAAGCAGGAAAGGCCGATCGCCTAG
- a CDS encoding c-type cytochrome — protein MRLCLALFCLLLAPTSPAAQLTLELGGDSRHWSSEQLLAHPQARDITIEQDVAYKRTLHYRAVPLAVLLPGVIPSDHLQAVALDGFAAEMPAGPLLQAGPAQAWLAIEDPSHPWPALSKGKPGAGPFYLVWTQPQASGIRPEQWPYQIASIRRLPPVETRFPALLPDPALAENDPVRQGFALFQQNCLACHRLNGAGDAHLGPDLNLPHNPTEYFQPAFLRQYIRDPQSLRRWQQAKMPGFSSQVLDEPALDAVLAYLKHMAGRKAH, from the coding sequence ATGCGCCTGTGTCTTGCCCTGTTCTGCCTGCTACTCGCCCCGACATCGCCAGCGGCACAGCTGACGCTGGAACTGGGTGGGGATAGCCGGCACTGGAGCAGTGAACAGCTACTTGCCCATCCGCAGGCGCGGGATATCACCATCGAACAGGACGTGGCCTACAAGCGCACCTTGCATTACCGCGCCGTGCCTCTGGCGGTGCTGCTGCCGGGCGTGATCCCGAGCGATCACCTGCAGGCCGTGGCCCTCGATGGCTTCGCCGCCGAGATGCCCGCCGGGCCGCTGTTGCAGGCAGGCCCCGCGCAAGCCTGGCTGGCCATCGAGGACCCCAGCCACCCTTGGCCCGCGCTGAGCAAAGGCAAGCCAGGCGCAGGGCCGTTCTACCTGGTATGGACCCAACCGCAGGCCAGTGGTATTCGCCCGGAACAATGGCCGTATCAGATCGCCAGCATCCGCCGCCTGCCCCCGGTCGAGACACGCTTCCCCGCCCTGCTGCCCGACCCGGCCCTGGCCGAGAACGACCCGGTGCGCCAGGGTTTTGCCCTGTTTCAGCAGAACTGCCTGGCCTGCCATCGCCTCAATGGCGCCGGCGACGCGCACCTGGGCCCGGACCTGAACCTGCCGCACAACCCCACCGAGTATTTCCAGCCGGCCTTCCTGCGCCAGTACATTCGCGACCCGCAGAGCCTGCGGCGCTGGCAACAGGCGAAGATGCCCGGGTTTTCCAGCCAGGTGCTGGATGAGCCGGCGCTCGATGCCGTGCTGGCGTACCTGAAGCATATGGCGGGGCGCAAAGCGCACTAA
- a CDS encoding amidotransferase, translating to MSLRICILETDVLRPELIAQYQGYGRMFEQLFSRQPIAAEFDVYNVMNGDYPPDGERFDAYLVTGSKADSFGDDPWIQTLKAYLLNLYERGEKLLGVCFGHQLLALTLGGKAERADKGWGVGVHRYSLAAHAPWMDPQVSELTLLISHQDQVTELPEGATVIASSDFCPNAAYHIRDQVLCFQGHPEFVHDYSRALLDARQASLGNEVYEKAVASLATEHQGDLVGEWMLRFVQQPGRRAI from the coding sequence ATGTCGTTACGCATCTGCATCCTTGAAACCGATGTCCTGCGACCGGAGTTGATCGCGCAGTACCAGGGCTACGGCAGGATGTTCGAGCAGCTGTTTTCGCGTCAGCCGATCGCGGCCGAATTCGATGTGTACAACGTGATGAATGGCGACTACCCCCCGGACGGCGAACGCTTCGATGCCTACCTGGTGACCGGCAGCAAGGCCGACTCGTTCGGCGACGATCCCTGGATCCAGACGCTCAAGGCCTACCTGCTCAATCTCTACGAACGTGGCGAGAAACTGCTGGGCGTGTGTTTCGGCCACCAGTTGCTGGCGCTGACCCTCGGCGGCAAGGCCGAGCGCGCCGACAAGGGTTGGGGGGTGGGCGTGCACCGTTACAGCCTGGCGGCCCATGCGCCGTGGATGGACCCGCAGGTGTCCGAGCTGACCCTGCTGATCAGCCACCAGGACCAGGTCACCGAGCTGCCCGAAGGGGCCACGGTCATCGCCTCGAGCGACTTCTGCCCGAACGCCGCCTACCACATCCGTGACCAGGTGCTGTGCTTCCAGGGACACCCGGAGTTCGTCCACGACTACTCCCGGGCATTGCTCGACGCGCGGCAGGCGTCGCTGGGCAATGAAGTCTATGAGAAGGCGGTGGCCAGCCTGGCCACCGAACACCAGGGGGATCTGGTGGGCGAATGGATGCTGCGTTTCGTCCAGCAGCCCGGCCGCCGCGCGATCTGA
- a CDS encoding magnesium and cobalt transport protein CorA, producing the protein MGRVVASAVYSAGRKVTNISLDEGAEWARKPGHFVWIGLEEPNAEELANLQRQFGLHELAIEDALEKHSRPKLETFGDALFIVTYSPVRHEGKLEFIETHIFAGNGYIITCRNGHSKSYALVRQRCEARPLLLEHGEDFVLYALLDFVTENYQPVSEAIHGEIEELEQSVLGNSLKEEDIQRLHSLRRDILRLRRYVAPMVEISEELQRLSFPFIDKNMRPYFRDVQIHVTRQMEDLAGIRDIASQTIEIGMLLESSRQSITQRKFAAWAAILAFPTAVAGIYGMNFENMPELAWHYGYFGVLGVIALGCSGLYYSFKRSGWL; encoded by the coding sequence ATGGGTCGAGTCGTCGCATCGGCGGTGTACAGCGCCGGCAGGAAGGTCACCAACATCAGCCTTGACGAGGGCGCCGAATGGGCGCGCAAGCCCGGACACTTCGTCTGGATCGGCCTGGAAGAGCCCAATGCAGAGGAACTGGCCAACCTGCAGCGCCAGTTCGGCCTGCATGAGCTGGCCATCGAAGACGCCCTGGAGAAACATAGCCGGCCAAAACTCGAGACCTTCGGCGACGCGCTGTTCATCGTTACCTACTCGCCGGTACGCCACGAAGGAAAGCTCGAGTTCATCGAGACCCATATCTTCGCCGGCAACGGCTACATCATCACCTGCCGCAACGGTCACTCGAAGTCCTATGCCCTGGTGCGCCAGCGCTGCGAAGCGCGCCCGCTGCTGCTCGAACACGGCGAGGACTTCGTGCTCTACGCACTGCTGGATTTCGTCACCGAGAACTACCAACCGGTGAGCGAGGCCATCCACGGCGAGATCGAGGAGCTGGAACAGAGCGTGCTCGGCAATTCACTCAAGGAAGAAGACATCCAGCGCCTGCACAGCCTGCGCCGCGACATCCTGCGCCTGCGCCGCTACGTGGCGCCGATGGTGGAGATCAGCGAAGAACTGCAGCGCCTGAGCTTTCCGTTCATCGACAAGAACATGCGCCCGTACTTTCGCGACGTGCAGATCCATGTCACGCGGCAGATGGAGGACCTGGCCGGGATCCGCGACATCGCCAGCCAGACCATCGAGATCGGCATGCTGCTGGAGTCGTCACGGCAAAGCATCACCCAGCGCAAGTTCGCCGCCTGGGCGGCGATCCTGGCGTTTCCCACGGCGGTCGCCGGGATCTACGGGATGAACTTCGAGAACATGCCGGAGCTGGCCTGGCACTATGGTTACTTCGGCGTGCTGGGGGTGATCGCCCTGGGCTGTTCGGGGTTGTACTACAGCTTCAAGCGTTCGGGCTGGCTGTAA